A single region of the Aeromicrobium chenweiae genome encodes:
- the mnmA gene encoding tRNA 2-thiouridine(34) synthase MnmA → MRVVAAMSGGVDSAVAAARAVDAGHDVTGVHLALSRNPRSYRSGARGCCSIEDAGDARRAADALGIPFYVWDMSEEFADHVVDDFIAEYTAGRTPNPCLRCNEKIKFAAVLERALALGFDAVATGHYAQLRTADDGTIEMHRAIDMGKDQSYVLGVLTQEQLAHSMFPLGDTTKDVVRVEAADRGIQVAQKPDSHDICFIPDGDNAGWLGEKLGPKPGTIVDEDGQVLREHDGAYAFTIGQRRGLRLGVPADDGKPRFVLDIEPVSGTVTVGSRESLAVDALECIKPLWCGVAPAGRLDCTVQLRAHGDEHRARVTVTGDLVSVELIDPASGIAPGQACVIYAGTRVVGSATISATSRAAVH, encoded by the coding sequence GTGAGGGTCGTCGCCGCGATGTCCGGCGGCGTCGACTCGGCCGTCGCCGCGGCCCGAGCCGTGGACGCCGGCCACGACGTCACCGGTGTGCACCTCGCGCTGAGCCGCAACCCCCGGTCGTACCGGTCGGGTGCCCGCGGCTGCTGCTCGATCGAGGACGCCGGCGACGCCCGCCGCGCCGCCGACGCGCTGGGCATCCCGTTCTACGTGTGGGACATGAGCGAGGAGTTCGCCGACCACGTGGTCGACGACTTCATCGCCGAGTACACCGCCGGACGCACCCCCAACCCGTGCCTGCGCTGCAACGAGAAGATCAAGTTCGCCGCGGTGCTGGAGCGGGCCCTCGCGCTGGGCTTCGACGCGGTCGCGACCGGGCACTACGCGCAGCTGCGCACGGCGGACGACGGCACGATCGAGATGCACCGAGCGATCGACATGGGCAAGGACCAGTCGTACGTCCTCGGCGTGCTCACGCAGGAGCAGCTGGCGCACTCGATGTTCCCGCTCGGCGACACCACGAAGGACGTCGTCCGGGTCGAGGCCGCGGACCGCGGCATCCAGGTCGCGCAGAAGCCCGACAGCCACGACATCTGCTTCATCCCCGACGGCGACAACGCCGGATGGCTCGGTGAGAAGCTCGGTCCGAAGCCCGGCACGATCGTCGACGAGGACGGCCAGGTCCTGCGCGAGCACGACGGCGCGTACGCGTTCACGATCGGGCAGCGTCGCGGCCTGCGCCTCGGCGTGCCGGCCGACGACGGCAAGCCCCGGTTCGTCCTCGACATCGAGCCGGTCAGCGGCACCGTCACGGTCGGCTCCCGCGAGTCGCTCGCGGTCGACGCCCTCGAGTGCATCAAGCCCCTGTGGTGCGGCGTCGCCCCCGCCGGGAGGCTCGACTGCACCGTGCAGCTGCGTGCGCACGGCGACGAGCACCGGGCGCGCGTCACGGTGACCGGCGACCTCGTCTCGGTCGAGCTGATCGACCCGGCCAGCGGCATCGCGCCCGGCCAGGCCTGTGTCATCTACGCCGGGACCCGCGTCGTGGGATCTGCGACGATCTCGGCCACGTCCCGCGCAGCGGTGCACTAG
- a CDS encoding cysteine desulfurase family protein, whose protein sequence is MNDSDGTVYLDHAATTPMVPEAIAAMAEQMALTGNASSLHAAGRAARRTVEEARELIAERFGARPSEVVFTSGGTEANNLAIKGLYWSRLAEDPARKHIVFSSIEHHALLDPVTWLATHEGAEVDMTPVDKQGRIVVDDLRAAVERDPARVSAVTTMWANNEMGTIQPIHEVVEIARAHDIPVHSDAVQAAGYLPLDFAASGLDAMTITAHKLGGPVGVGALVIGREIDLTPLLHGGGQERDLRSGTLSVPLIAAFAAAVEVTVSRQAETVARIEALRERLVEGIVHVVPDAIVNGDPLPGPEHRLPNIAHVTFPGCEGDAMLMLLDAQGIECSTGSACAAGVPQPSHVLLAMGYDDVAARGSLRFSLGHTSTQQDVDRLLEALPAVHQRAQRASLVRSAS, encoded by the coding sequence ATGAACGACTCGGACGGCACCGTCTACCTCGACCATGCGGCGACCACGCCGATGGTCCCTGAGGCGATTGCCGCGATGGCCGAGCAGATGGCCCTCACCGGCAACGCCTCGTCGCTCCACGCGGCGGGCCGGGCCGCGCGCCGTACGGTCGAGGAGGCCCGCGAGCTGATCGCGGAGCGCTTCGGCGCCCGACCGAGCGAGGTCGTCTTCACCTCCGGCGGCACCGAGGCCAACAACCTCGCGATCAAGGGACTCTACTGGTCCCGGCTCGCTGAGGACCCCGCCCGCAAGCACATCGTCTTCAGCTCGATCGAGCACCACGCGCTGCTCGACCCGGTCACCTGGCTCGCCACCCACGAGGGCGCCGAGGTCGACATGACCCCGGTCGACAAGCAGGGCCGCATCGTGGTCGACGACCTGCGCGCCGCGGTCGAGCGCGACCCGGCGAGGGTCTCGGCCGTCACGACGATGTGGGCCAACAACGAGATGGGCACGATCCAGCCGATCCACGAGGTCGTCGAGATCGCCCGGGCGCACGACATCCCGGTGCACAGCGACGCGGTGCAGGCCGCCGGCTACCTGCCGCTGGACTTCGCCGCCAGCGGGCTCGACGCGATGACGATCACGGCCCACAAGCTGGGCGGCCCGGTCGGTGTCGGCGCGCTCGTGATCGGCCGCGAGATCGACCTCACCCCGCTGCTGCACGGCGGGGGACAGGAGCGCGACCTGCGCTCGGGCACGCTCAGCGTCCCCCTCATCGCCGCCTTCGCCGCCGCCGTCGAGGTGACCGTGAGCCGGCAGGCCGAGACCGTCGCACGCATCGAGGCGCTGCGCGAGCGTCTCGTCGAGGGCATCGTCCACGTCGTGCCGGACGCGATCGTCAACGGCGACCCGCTGCCGGGTCCGGAGCACCGGCTGCCCAACATCGCCCACGTCACGTTCCCCGGCTGCGAGGGCGACGCGATGCTGATGCTCCTGGACGCCCAGGGCATCGAGTGCTCGACCGGCTCGGCCTGCGCGGCCGGTGTGCCGCAGCCCAGCCACGTCCTGCTCGCGATGGGCTACGACGACGTCGCAGCGCGAGGCTCGCTGCGGTTCAGCCTGGGCCACACCTCCACGCAGCAGGACGTCGACCGGCTCCTCGAGGCCCTGCCGGCGGTCCACCAGCGCGCCCAGCGGGCCTCCCTGGTGCGGAGCGCGTCGTGA
- a CDS encoding cysteine desulfurase family protein — MIYLDQAATTPLKREVLEAMWPHLGPEFGNPSSHHEVGEAASRALEQARADVAQALGARSSEITFTSGGTESDNTAIKGIALAAPRGRHVMVSAVEHPAVLESAEFLGRIGYEVTVLPVDEHGMVQPATLEAALRDDSTLVSIQLANNEVGTIQQVETLSRLAAARGVPFHTDAVQGAGWLDLDVTRLGVQALSISGHKIGAPKGIGVLYVQRRVPFEPLLHGGGQEGGRRSGTENVAAAVGMAAAMRLAGGENDEATARRDAFIDRVLTEVPDAVLTGDRAHRLPGSASFVFPGTSGESILLELEARGIVCSSGSACAAGSDDPSHVLVAMGIAPEVAQTAVRFTFGRTTTQDDLDAAADELVRAVASVSGRGAPR; from the coding sequence TCGGACCCGAGTTCGGCAACCCGTCCAGCCACCACGAGGTGGGGGAGGCGGCCAGCCGTGCCCTGGAGCAGGCGCGCGCCGACGTCGCGCAGGCGCTGGGCGCCCGGTCGTCGGAGATCACGTTCACCTCCGGCGGCACCGAGTCCGACAACACCGCCATCAAGGGCATCGCGCTCGCGGCCCCCCGCGGACGGCACGTCATGGTGTCGGCCGTCGAGCACCCCGCGGTGCTGGAGTCCGCGGAGTTCCTCGGCCGCATCGGGTACGAGGTGACTGTGCTGCCGGTCGACGAGCACGGCATGGTCCAGCCGGCGACGCTTGAGGCGGCGCTTCGCGACGACTCCACGCTGGTCAGCATCCAGCTCGCCAACAACGAGGTCGGCACGATCCAGCAGGTCGAGACGCTGTCCCGTCTCGCGGCCGCACGCGGGGTCCCGTTCCACACCGACGCGGTGCAGGGCGCCGGCTGGCTCGACCTCGACGTCACCCGACTCGGCGTCCAGGCGCTCAGCATCTCCGGTCACAAGATCGGCGCCCCCAAGGGCATCGGCGTCCTGTACGTGCAGCGACGTGTCCCGTTCGAGCCGCTGCTGCACGGCGGGGGCCAGGAGGGCGGCAGGCGCTCGGGCACCGAGAACGTCGCCGCGGCGGTCGGCATGGCTGCGGCGATGCGCCTCGCGGGCGGCGAGAACGACGAGGCGACGGCCCGACGTGACGCCTTCATCGACCGCGTCCTGACCGAGGTCCCGGACGCGGTGCTGACGGGGGACCGCGCGCACCGCCTGCCGGGCAGCGCCTCGTTCGTCTTCCCCGGCACGAGCGGTGAGTCGATCCTGCTCGAGCTGGAGGCGCGCGGCATCGTCTGCTCCAGCGGATCGGCGTGCGCCGCCGGCAGCGACGACCCGTCCCACGTCCTGGTCGCGATGGGCATCGCCCCGGAGGTCGCCCAGACCGCGGTGCGGTTCACGTTCGGCCGCACGACCACCCAGGACGACCTCGACGCAGCAGCGGACGAGCTCGTCCGCGCCGTCGCCAGCGTCAGCGGCAGGGGAGCCCCGCGCTGA